In Agarivorans gilvus, one genomic interval encodes:
- a CDS encoding transporter substrate-binding domain-containing protein produces MWLKFLFFITLLFSNWLVAEEVPLRVVTEASYPPFESFNEHKQIVGFDIALTKALCQQIKRRCEFYHQPFDSLLDSVAEGNYDLAISALDITNARLEQVSFSQPYFENTAVYISHAGFELADFSVIAVQSGSSFQHFLRSQRPELLSISYPSYQLALANLSQGKIDAVFLDAAAAQYWLASHTGFVTQVEPKYPVGGLGIAVSKQNPSLLQQINHALTVLKNNGRYLSLYKHYFKQ; encoded by the coding sequence ATGTGGCTTAAGTTTTTGTTTTTTATTACCCTCCTATTTAGCAATTGGCTAGTCGCCGAAGAGGTGCCATTGCGAGTGGTAACCGAAGCCTCTTACCCCCCTTTCGAGAGCTTTAATGAACATAAACAGATTGTGGGTTTTGATATAGCCCTGACCAAGGCGCTATGCCAGCAAATTAAGCGACGCTGTGAGTTTTACCATCAGCCTTTTGATAGTTTATTGGACAGCGTGGCCGAGGGTAATTATGACTTAGCCATATCGGCCTTAGATATTACCAATGCTCGCTTAGAGCAAGTGAGCTTTAGCCAGCCTTATTTCGAAAATACCGCGGTATACATTAGTCATGCTGGGTTTGAGTTGGCTGACTTTTCGGTTATTGCGGTACAAAGTGGCTCTAGTTTTCAGCATTTTCTGCGCAGTCAACGCCCCGAATTATTGTCAATTTCCTATCCGAGTTATCAGCTAGCACTGGCTAATTTAAGCCAAGGTAAAATTGATGCGGTTTTTTTAGATGCGGCTGCTGCGCAGTATTGGCTTGCTAGTCATACAGGTTTTGTTACTCAAGTTGAGCCAAAATATCCGGTAGGGGGCTTGGGCATTGCCGTATCTAAACAAAATCCAAGTTTGTTACAACAAATCAATCACGCCCTTACTGTGTTAAAAAACAATGGTCGCTACCTAAGCCTATACAAGCACTATTTTAAACAGTAA
- the argR gene encoding transcriptional regulator ArgR, translated as MKYSDKQEQLIKAFKSLLKEERFGSQAEIVTALQEQGFENINQSKVSRMLSKFGAVRTRNAKMEMVYCLPAELGVPTVSSQLKILVLEMDYNDALIVIHTSPGAAQLIARLLDSLGKAEGILGTIAGDDTIFITPTRDVAIADVYQSVKELFEAG; from the coding sequence ATGAAATATAGCGATAAACAAGAACAATTAATTAAAGCCTTCAAGTCACTGTTGAAAGAAGAACGGTTTGGCTCACAAGCTGAAATTGTTACCGCCTTGCAAGAGCAGGGCTTCGAAAACATTAACCAATCCAAAGTATCCCGCATGCTGAGTAAATTTGGCGCGGTGCGTACCCGCAATGCGAAAATGGAAATGGTTTATTGCCTACCAGCAGAACTGGGGGTGCCCACCGTTTCCAGCCAATTAAAAATATTGGTATTAGAAATGGACTATAACGATGCATTGATCGTTATTCATACCAGTCCAGGGGCGGCGCAATTAATCGCCAGGCTACTTGACTCACTGGGTAAAGCCGAAGGCATTTTAGGTACCATCGCCGGCGATGACACCATCTTTATCACGCCAACCCGTGATGTTGCTATTGCCGACGTTTACCAGTCAGTAAAAGAACTATTTGAAGCTGGATAA